A region of the Mycobacterium sp. NBC_00419 genome:
TGGGCGTGCCTGCCAGCAGGGCGGTCGGGTCGACGTAATCGGCTCGGGCCGCCGGACCCCACATCGCGCCCCAGTGCAGGCAGGCCGCCGCCGGACAACCCGGATGCCCGGCCACCAGCCGCCCCAGCACCGAGGACCCGTCGACCCGTTGCCCGACCCGCACCACCGCGTCGACGGGTTCATAGCTGGTCCGAAGCCCACCCGGGTGCGCCAGCGACACCACCGGCCGCCCGGCGAGCGTGCCGGCGAACACGACTGTCGCAGGCCCGGCGGCGTAGACCTCCTGGCCCGGAGTCCCGGCCAGGTCGACCCCGCGGTGGCCGCGGTGCCAGTCCGGGGCGGGTGCGTCGAAGCCGCGGGTCACCGCCGGGGGCGGGCGAAGGGGCCATTGCAGCCGCCCGGTCTGTGCCGCGGCGGGTTCGGCGAAGCTCAGCAGCGCCACGATCACCGCCGTCAGGATTCGCATCGTCCCAGTTCAGCGCGCCGATCGGGGTTGCGAAAGGCCGGGCCGCCGAGGTTGTGCACCGGCGCGGCGCTGTGGACAAAGCACCCCTTGCGGGCGTGTAAACTTTGGAACGCAACTCGCGCGAGCGGGTTGACTTCGCGCGTCCGCGGTTCGAACCCATTGGTTCGTCACCTGTATGCCGGGCGGTCCCGCTCTCGAGCGGGTCCGGCATCGAAGCGGGCGCCAGGGTCCGGCTCACCCGATGCCGGACGACAACCGACAACAGGTAAGGCACAACCATGGCCGTAGTGACCATGAAGCAGCTGCTCGACAGCGGCACCCACTTCGGGCACCAGACCCGTCGCTGGAATCCCAAGATGAAGCGGTTCATCTTCACCGACCGCAACGGCATCTACATCATCGACCTGCAGCAGACGCTGACCTTCATCGACCAGGCGTACGAGTTCGTCAAGGAAACCGTCGCCCACGGTGGTTCGATCATGTTCGTCGGCACCAAGAAGCAGGCGCAGGAGTCCATCGCCGAAGAAGCCACCCGCGTCGGCATGCCGTACGTGAACCAGCGCTGGCTCGGCGGCATGCTCACCAACTTCTCCACTGTGCACAAGCGTCTTCAGCGTATGAAGGAGCTCGAGGGCATGGAGCAGACCGGTGGCTTCGAGGGACGCACCAAGAAGGAAATCTTGATGCTGACCCGCGAGAAGAACAAGCTCGAGCGGTCCCTGGGTGGTATCCGGGACATGAGCAAGGTGCCCTCGGCGATCTGGGTCGTCGACACCAACAAGGAGCACCTGGCCGTCAGTGAGGCCATCAAGCTCGGTATCCCGGTCATCGCGATCCTGGACACCAACTGCGACCCCGACCAGGTCAACTACCCCATCCCGGGTAACGACGACGCGATCCGGTCGGCTGCACTGCTGACCAAGGTGATCGCCTCCGCGGTCGCCGAGGGCCTCAAGGCCCGCGGTGGCGCCGGCAGTGGCGACAAGCCCGAAGCCGCCGCCGAACCGCTGGCCGAGTGGGAGCAGGAGCTGCTCGAGGGTGCCACGGCATCGGTGCCCACCGAGGCCGGCCCGGTCGCCACTGAATCCGTTACCGAAGAAATCTCCTAAGAAAGGTTCTGATGGCTAACTTTTCCGCTGCCGATGTCAAGCGGCTTCGGGAGCTCACCGGCGCGGGCATGCTCGATTGCAAGAATGCCCTTGCCGAGAGTGACGGCGATTTCGACAAGGCCGTCGAGGCGTTGCGCATCAAGGGTGCGAAGGATGTCGGCAAGCGCGCCGAGCGTGCGACCGCCGAGGGTCTGGTCGCCGCCAAGGATGGCGCCCTGATCGAGCTCAACTCCGAGACCGATTTCGTCGCCAAGAACGCCGAGTTCCAGAACCTGGCCGACCAGATCGTCGACGCCGCCCTGGCCTCCAAGGCCAACGACGTCGAGGCCTTGAAGGCTGCCGCGATCGGCGACAAGACCGTCGAGCAGGCGATCGCCGAACTCTCGGCCAAGATCGGCGAGAAGCTGGAGCTGAAGCGCGCGCAGTACTTCGACGGCAACGTCGAGGCCTACCTGCACAAGCGTGCCGCCGACCTGCCGCCCGCCGTCGGCGTGTTGGTGGAGTTCACCGGCGACGACAAGGATGCCGCGCACGCGGCCGCCCTGCAGATCGCCGCGCTGAAGGCCAAGTACCTCACCCGCGACGACGTTCCGGCCGACCTGGTCGAGACCGAGCGTCGTGTAGCCGAGGAGACCGCCAAGGCCGAGGGCAAGCCGGAGCAGGCACTGCCCAAGATCGTCGAAGGCCGCCTCACCGGCTTCTTCAAGGACGTCGTGCTGCTGGACCAGCCGTCGGTGTCCGACAGCAAGAAGACGGTCAAGGCCCTGCTCGACGAGGCCGGCGTGACCATCACGCGGTTCGTCCGCTTCGAGGTCGGCCAGCAGTAAAGCTTGAGCGGAACACCAATCCGCTCACTGGAAAACCCCGCGCCAGATCCGGTGATCCCGGAGGCGCGGGGTTTTGCCATTTGAGGAGGCAGAGCTATTGAACACGTGTCTGCTAGCGTCGGTTCAGTGACCCGACACGTGCATGCCTTTCGCGACGACGCGCTCGGTGACCTCGACGCCGTCGCCCTGGTCGACGCCATCCGCACCGGCAAGGTATCCCGCCCGGAGGTCGTCGAGGCCGCCATCGCACGCACCGAGGCCGTGAACCCCGAACTCAACGGGCTGGCGCACGAGATGTTCGCCCGTGCCCGCACCCGCGCCTCGGCGCCCGGGAGCGGATACTTCGACGGCGTGCCGACGTTCATCAAAGACAACGTGGACGTCGAGGGCATGCCCACCATGCAGGGCACCGACGCGTGGGATCCGCGCCCGCAGCCCGACCACGGTGACTTCGCCCGCTTCTTTCTGGCCTCCGGCCTGGTTCCGCTGGGCAAGACCCAACTCTCGGAGTTCGGGTTCAGCGCCTCGGCCGAGCATCCGCGGCTCGGCGCCGTCCGCAACCCGTGGGACACCGACTACACCGCAGGTGCGTCCTCGTCGGGGTCGGCCGCGTTCGTCGCGGCCGGCGTGGTGCCCATCGCCCACGCCAACGACGGTGGCGGATCGATCCGTATCCCGGCCGCGTGTAACGGGCTTGTCGGTCTCAAGCCGTCCCGGGGCCGGCTCCCGCTGGACAAGATGTCGCGACAGATGCCGGTCAAGATCGTCAACGACGGCGTGCTGACCCGCTCGGTGCGCGATACCGCGGCGTTTTACCGTGAGGCAGAACGTGTTTGGCGCGACCGTCGGCTCCTGCCCGTCGGCGCCGTCACCGGACCGAGCACCCAACGGCTGAGAATCGCCGTCGTCACGCAGTCGCTGACCCGGCAGAGCAGCCCGAGTGTTCGGGCCCTCACATTGCAGACCGCCGAGCTACTCGAGAGCCTCGGCCACCAGGTCGACCACCTCGACCACAACCCCATCCCGCGCTACTTCGTCGACGACTTCCTTTTGTACTGGGCGCTTTTGGCGATGACCTTGGTGCGGTCAGGGCAGCGGACGTTCGGGCCGACGTTCGACCGCAGCCGGCTGGACAACCTCACGCTCGGCCTCGACCGCTACGCCAGCCGCAATCTGCACCGGATGCCGATCGCGATCACCAGGCTGAGCAGGCTGCGCCGGGTCACCGCCCGGTTCTACCAGACCTACGACGTCCTGCTGACGCCCACGCTGGCCGAGGAGACCCACCCCATCGGCCACCTCGACCCGACCGCCGACTATCAGCAGATCATCGACCGGCTCGTCGACTGGGTGGCGTTCACCCCGTTGCAGAACGCGACCGGCGAGCCGGCCATCTCGCTGCCGCTGGCGCAGTCCGAATCCGGCATGCCGGTCGGGATGATGCTGGGCGGCCCGATCGGCCACGAGCGGCGGCTTCTGGAGTTGGCCTACGAACTCGAGGCGGCCAAGCCGTTTCCGCGAATTCAGACCGTGGCGGTATCCTAATCAGATACAGCGCCGTAACGGCGCTGAGTGGCCGTTAACCAGACAGATACCGTTCGCGGTGACAGCTGAAACAACCCGCGCCCACCATCGTCGGTGTGGAGTCCACTGTGTCACCCACGATTTCGCGACCAACGGCGATCGCCACCTCAACCGGAAACAACACCTTCGTGCGTTTGCTCCGGTTCGCCTTGGCCAACATCCGCCGGAGGCCCGAACGGTTCGTGCTGTCTGTTCTGGGCATTGCGCTGGCCATCACATGCGTCACCGTCGTGCGCACGATTTCGTCGAGTTTTGCTATCACAGGCCAAGATTCGGTCACCGACGTCATCGGCGGCGCACAGCTGTGGGTGGTACCCGCGGCCGGCGTGCACTATGACAGCACTGTCCAGGCACTCGTTGCCGACGGTGCGGCGCCCACGTTGGATCTGCCCGACGGCTGGCGCGGGTTGCGGACGCTGTCGGGAGTGGCCGAGGTCAAGGGCACCCAGGCCTCCGTCCGGGGACGCGATGAAATCGGCTCTGGCAAAGCAATTTTGGGTTCCGGCCTGGCCGACCGGCTGGGTCTGCGGGTCGGCGACCGGGTATCGCTGGGAGATCGGGACCTCGAGGTCGACGTCGCCGGCTCGGGGGAGTCGCTGACGGTCTCGACGGACGTGGCGCAGGCCGTCGTCGGCGATCACGGCTGGTGGACGATCTTCGCACCGGCCGGTGAGGAGAAGGACCGCGACCTCGGACCGACGTTCGGTGCAGCCGTCGGCTTGCCGTCGACCACCGATCCCTCGGTGACGCCACAACCGAACGGCCCCGGCCTGATCTACGACACCGTGGGCGGGTCCGGACCGCTGACCTTCGAGCAGAAGTTCTCGGCGCTGTTCTCTGGCAAGGTGACCGGATCGACGCTCGGCCTGATCTCGATCATCGGACTGGCGCTGGGATTCGTCATCGCGGTGTCCTCGTTTCTGGCTGCCGTGCAGGAGCGGCGTCGCGAGTTCGGCATCATGTCGAGCATCGGACTCGCCGACGAGGTGCTGTACTTCTTCCTTGTCGAATCCGCCGTCATCTTCTTGGCCGCCTACGTCCTCGGCGTGCTGGCGGCGGGAGTCGCTGTCGCACTGGTCATTCCGGGCATCGCCACCCCGATCGCCTGGTTGCAGGCCGCCGGCATGGTGGCCGGCTTCCTGCCCGCGATGGCCATCGTCGGTGCGCTGGTGCCGGTGCACCGGCTACTACAACAACGTCCCGTCGACCTGCTGGGGGACCGCTGATGATCGCCCGTGGTCTGTCCTACGGCTGGCTGGCCGCCCGTCGCCGAGTCGGTGAGATGATCCTGCCCATCGTCACCACCGCAACCGGCGCGTTCCTGGTCGTCATCGTCTTCGGTATGTCGGCCGGCATCCGGGAGCAGTCGGCGGTACTGGGCCACGCTGCCGAGATCGGCCGTGCGGTGATCCTGATCGCCGTCACCGTGCTGCTGGTCGGTGTTGTCGAGGTCGCCGTCGCCACCACCCGCACGGTGGCTCATCGCACCCGCGAACTCGGTGTGCTCGGGGCCACCGGTGTACCACGGGGACCCGTGGTCGCCGCCCTGCTCGTCGAGCCGGTGGTGGCCGCCACCCTTGGTGCAGTGCTCGGTGTCGTGCTGGCCGTGCTGGCATCGATTGTGTTGGCGGTGTTGGGTTTTGTGCCCACCGGGGTCTCGTCCGCGGGCTTGTCGCTGGGGGTGGTGATCGCCGTCCTGGTGAGCATCGTCGCCGCGGTGGCCACCAGCATCGTGCCCACCTGGAACGCAGCGTCGCGTCCTCCCATCCGTTCCCTGACCGGAGGTTAGCCGTGACCGCAGTCGAAGACTCACCGTCGGATACCGCCGAGGTCGCCGGCTCATCACCGGTCATCGAGGTCAGCGACGTCTGGAAGCTGCACAAGCTCGGCGACGAAGTGGTCAAGGCACTCGTTGCGGTCGAATTGACCGTCAAGCCCGGTGAATTCGTCTGCCTGATGGGTCCCAGCGGCAGCGGTAAGTCCACTCTGCTCAACATCATCGGTGGCCTGGACCGTCCGACCAAGGGATCGGTGAGCATCGCCGGCCGGGACACCGGGACCCTGACCGAGAGCCAGTTCGCCGCGCTGCGCCACGACACGATCGGGTTCATCTTCCAGAGCTACAACCTCATCCCGTTCCTGTCCGCGGTCGAGAACGTCGAACTGCCACTGATGTTCGAGCCGTATGACCGCAAGGCACTGCGCCAGCGCGCACTGGAGTTGCTCGACCTCGTCGGCTTGAGCCATCGGGTCCACCACCAGCCGACCAAGATGTCCGGCGGCGAACAACAGCGCACCGCGATCGCCCGGTCGCTGATCAGCAACCCCACCCTGGTGCTCGCCGACGAGCCCACGGCGAATCTGGATCACCGCACCGGGGAGACGGTGGTCCGCATGCTGCGCGACCTGTGCTCGACGCTCGGCGTCACGGTGGTCGCCAGCACCCACGATCCCACGGTGGCCGACGAAGCGAGCCGTGTCGTCCGGATGAAAGACGGACAGATCATCAATGGACAACCGCCATCGGGAGATACCGCATGACACAAGAGCTCGAGGCTTCGCCGCCGACCCAACGCGACAAGCTGCTGACCACTGAACTGATACCGGAGCAGGTGCTGCCCAAGGTCATGACGACCTTCGGCCTCACCGCCACCTACGTCTTCATCATCTGCTGGATCACCGGTTCGTCGATCATGGCGGCCGGCGGCTGGACCGCGATCCCGATGTGGATCCTCGGTATCCTCACGTTCCTCATCCCGGCGGGTATGGCCGTCGCCGAATTGGGCAACCTGTGGCCCGGTGAAGGCGGCGTCTACATCTGGGCGACCCGCACCATGGGGGAGACGTGGGGCTTCATCGGCGGCTACCTGTCGTGGATTCCGGTGGTGCTCAACTCGGCGTCCTCGCCCGCGATCATCCTGCAGTTCCTGCTGCTGGCCTTCCATGCCGAACTGGGCCTGACGCTGAGCATCATCTTGCAGGTGGCGTTGCTGTGGGCCGTCATCGGTTTGGCGCTGGCCAAACTGGCGGCCAACCAACGCATCATGAACACCGTCTTCGTCGTGTACTGGGTGCTGACCGCCGTCATCTTCATCTCGGGTGTCATCTATGCGTTCCGCAACGGTCCTGCGCAGGAGTTCACGGCGCACGCCGCGCTGGTGCCCGACTTCGCCGGCGCCGGCTTCCTGTACGGCACCGTGCTGCTGTACCTGGTGGGCGTGGAGACGCCGTACAACATGGGTGCGGAGTTCCTCTCGGTGCGCAAGAGCGGACCGAAGATGGTGGTGTACGGGTCGATTGCCCTGATCCTGATCTACCTGCTCACCACGCTGGGCACGATCATGGTGCTGCCAGCCGACCAGGTCAATCCGGTCACCGGTGTCATCGGGATGCTCGGTACCGCGGCACCCAAGGGCGTGATGGAAGTGGCGGCCGTCGTGCTGGCCGTCATCGTGTTCGTGGCGTTGATGAGCTACCAGGTCACCTATTCGCGGCTGATCTTCGTCTCCGGCTTGGAGGGTCATCTGCCGCGGATCTTCACCCACCTCAACCCGCGCACCCGCAACCCGGTCACCGCCGTGCTGATCCAGGGTGTGCTGTCCTCGCTGCTCATCGTCGGTCTGTATTCGCAGAGCAGCATGGCCAACGTCACCGTGTTCCTGCAGGGCGGCCTGTCCATCGCGTGGCTGATCTCCGGATTCTTCTTCCTGTTCCCGGTCATCCTGGCCCGTAAGAAGTACGCCGATCGCTATGCGGCCGAGACGTTCTGGCGCATTCCGGGCGGCACGGTCGGGGTGTGGATCACGGTGGTGATCGGCACCATCGGGACCATTGGCGGCATCTACTACTCGTTCGCCAAGTCGTGGATCGCCGATGTGCCCGACAGCACCTGGATGATGTGGACCGGCAGCATCGCCGCCGGCATGTTCGCGCTCGGCGTGGTCGTCTACATCTTCGGCCGGCGCTCGGCGCGCAAGGTGACCCAGGAGGACGCGCTGGCTCATCTCGCGGTCCTCGACCTGACCAAGTCCGATTCAGAGGCGGTGTAACAGCATGACGATGGACAGCATTGTGCTCAACGGTTCCCCAACTGCGGATGCGGTGCGTTACCCGCTCGATCCGCTGTCGGGCGCCGAGATCGAGGCTGCGGCCCAGATCGTCAAGGAGTCCGATTTCGCCACCGGCACAGTCAAGTTCGTGATGATCCAGCTCGCCGAGCCGGACAAGACCCCGACGCTGACGTTCGCCGGGGCGGCCGAGGAGATCCCGCGGCGGGCCTTCATCACGATGTATGACGCGGCGGAGAAGATGATCTATGAGGCGGTCGTCGACATCGGCGCCCGCACCGTCGATTCGTGGACGCCGATCCCGGGACGGTTCCCGTCCTATCTCGTCGAACACATGACCGGTGTGGAGGAGGTGGTCCGCGCCGATCCGCGTTGGCAGGAGGCGATGCGCAAGCGCGGCGTCACCGACTTCGACCTGGCGATGATCGATCCGTGGCCGGCCGGGTACTACGGCGCCGGAGACCATTACGACAATTCGCCTCTGGTCTGCCGGCCGCTGACGTTCATGAGGGCGGCTCCCTCCGAACACGGCTACGCACGACCGGTCGAGGGATTGATCGTCACCTTCGACCTCGACGCCATGAAGGTGATCGACATCGAGGATCACGGTGTCGTGCCGTTGCCGCCCAAATCCGGCAACTACAGCGCGAAGTACATGTTCGACGAGGACAACCGGCCGGCGTTCACGCAGTTTCGCGACGACGTGAAGACCATCGAGATCTCCCAGCCCGACGGCCCGAGCTTCACCGTCGACGGGTGGAATGTGCAGTGGCAGAAGTGGTCTCTGCGGGTGGGGTTCAACCCCCGCGAAGGTCTGACGCTGCACGAGGTCACCTACAACGATCGCGGGACCGTGCGGCCGGTGATGTACCGCGCCGCACTGTCGGAGATGGTGGTGCCCTACGGCGACACCTCGCCGACCCACTGGAACAAGAACGTGTTCGACATGGGCGAAGTCGGGATGGGCTTCTCGGCCAACCCGCTGACGCTTGGCTGTGACTGTCTGGGTGAGATCTACTACTTCGACGGCACGGTTCACGATTCCGACGGCAACGCGGTGGTGATCCCGAATGCGATCTGCATGCATGAGGAGGACTACGGGATCTCCTGGAAGCACACCGATTTCCGCACCGACGAAGTCGAGGTGCGCCGGGCCCGCCGCCTGGTGATCTCGATGATCTGCACCGTCGGCAACTACGAATACGGGTTCTTCTGGTACCTCTACAACGACGCCTCCATCGAGATGGAGGTCAAGCTGTCCGGGGTGCTGACCACCGGCTCGATCCCCGACGGTGAGGTCCCGCGCTGGGGCAAGCTCGTCGCGCCGGGGATCTACGGCCCAAATCACCAGCACTTCTTCAACTTCCGGCTGGATATGACCGTCGACGGGCCGGATAACAGTGTCTACGAGGTCGATTCGCTACCGGAGCCCGAGCCCGAGCTCAATCCGCACCACAACGCGTGGATCGCCAAGGACACGCTGGTGGCATCGGAGGCGCAGGGAGCCAGGGACTGGAACTGGTCCACCGGGCGGTACTGGAAGGTCGTCAACCCCTCCAAGCTCAACGAACTGGGCGCTCCGGTGGGCTACAAGTTGATGCCCCGCGATCCGGTGCCGGTCATGGTGCAGGAGGGCTCCTACATCTACGACCGGGCCCGCTTCGTCCAGCACAACCTCTGGGTGACCAAGTACGACCCCGCGGAGAAGTTCGCCGCCGGCGACTACATGTACCAGTGCGCCGAGGCCCAAGGTCTGCCGCAGTACGTCGCCGACGACGCGCCGCTGGAGAACACCGACATCGTGCTCTGGTACACCGTCGGGGCGCATCACATCGTGTGCCCGGAGGACTGGCCGGTGATGCCGTGCCACTACACCGGGTTCAAGATGAAGCCCATCGGCTTCTTCGACGGCAATCCGGCGCTCGACGTGCCGCCGTCACCGCCGAAGGGCTGCCACAGCCATCACTGACAGCGGGCAGCGGGCAGCGGTGGCAGACCACCGAACACGCCCCGGCACGATGTCCGCAAGAGCGGTAACCATCGGCACCAGGCCGAGCGCGTACTCAACGACGAGCAGCTGGATCAGGCGATGGACTCGTGGCAACCAGCTGGTTCGCCGGTCGCTCCCGTGAGTAGGCCTGCGGACGCGAACGGGTGAAGGCGTTGCCGCGCAATCATTCCGGTGGCGAGATGCACCGTCAGAACGCGAGGACGGTGAGAATCCGGCGGAACTCGCGCCGTTGGTCGCTGCTGAGGTCTGCCATCAAGCGCTGTTCGGCGGCGCGCACACCCTCGTCGGTGCTTGCCAGCAATGTCACGCCGGCGCGGGTGAGTGTCGCCGGCAACGAGCGCCCCGATGCCACGGTGGCCGGCCGGGTCACCAGTCCGCGTTGCTCCAGACTGCGCATGACCATGTTCATCGCCTGCGGGGAGACGCCGGTGTCGCGCGCGAGCTCGGCGTTGGACCGCTGCCCGGATTTCGACAGCAGCCGCATGCAGATGTATTGCGGGAACGACAGGTCCGCAGATCCCAGCACCGTGGCGCTCACCTCCGCGCGCAGCGCTGAGGTGACCCGCTGCAACAGGTAGCCCAGGGGTTCGTCACCGGACGCAGACATGTCAATCATCTTGACATATATCAATCGGGTTGATATCCATGGATCATGAGTACACCCGAAGATCTCTTTGAATCCGCCTACCGCGGTGACGCGCCGGAGTTCCAGGGAGTCCGCCCGCCGTGGAGCATCGGCGAGCCGCAGCCCGAGATCGCGGCGCTGATCGAGCAGGGCAAGTTCCACGGCGACGTCCTGGACGCCGGATGCGGCGAGGCGGCGGTATCGCTCTACCTGGCCGAGCGTGGCGTCACCACGGTCGGGTTGGATCTCTCGCCGACCGCCATCGAGCTGGCCCGTGCCGAGGCCACCCGCCGCGGTCTGTCCAACGCCACCTTCGCCGTCGCCGACATCAGTGCCTTCGGTGGGTATGACGGCCGGTTCGGCACCATCGTCGACTCCACGCTGTTCCACTCGATGCCGGTCGAGGCGCGCGACGGTTACCAACGCTCGATCGTGCGCGCCGCCGCGCCCGGGGCGTCCTACTTCGTGCTGACCTTCGACGCCGCGACGATGCCGGGCAACGGGACTGCCCATCCCGTGACCGCCGAGGAGTTGCGTGCCGCGGTCGAACCGTACTGGGTGATCGACGAGATTCGTCCCGCGCGCATCCATGGCAACGTGCCCGAGGAATTGGTGTCGATGGTCGAGTTGGCCGGCAGCGATCTGCGTGACGCACCCAAGGGCCGCAAGTCCATGCCGGGGTGGTTGTTGTCGGCTCACTCGGCTGAGAAGTGACGCGCCTGACGTAGTCTGACGGCCATGGAGCTACTACGCCACGTAGTCGTCTTGCTGCACATCACCGGGTTCGCCGTCGTCTTCGGCGCCTGGGTCGCCGAAGCCGCGGCCACGCGGTTCCGCGTCACCCGCGTCATGGATTACGGGTTGCTGCTGTCCCTGCTGACCGGGCTGGCGCTGGCTGCGCCGTGGCCGGCGGGCATCGTGCACAACTACCCCAAGATCGGGCTCAAGCTCGTCATCCTGATCGTGATCGGTGGCCTACTCGGAATGGGTGGAGCCCGGCAGCGGCGTAGCGGCGAGCCGGTCCCGCGGCCGATTTTCGTCTCGGTGGGCGTGCTGACGTTCGTGGCGGCAGCCGTCGCCGTGCTCTGGTGACGGTCGTTTGCGCATCCGTAACCCGGGAATTCCGTCTGATCGGCGATGAGGCAGGATGGAAGTGCCGTCTCGGGCGTCGCCGAGATGGCACTCTCATGCC
Encoded here:
- a CDS encoding Fe-S protein, which translates into the protein MELLRHVVVLLHITGFAVVFGAWVAEAAATRFRVTRVMDYGLLLSLLTGLALAAPWPAGIVHNYPKIGLKLVILIVIGGLLGMGGARQRRSGEPVPRPIFVSVGVLTFVAAAVAVLW